One genomic segment of Erysipelotrichaceae bacterium 66202529 includes these proteins:
- a CDS encoding sporulation transcription factor Spo0A, with the protein MSTTATLLMDMGITPDLKGFDYIRLAVAFVITDKAKYRNVTKTLYPDIAKAFCSTPVRVERDIRHAISKAIYLDHGEIKNLIGVSPYKNKMTNSEFIFSLAYVVNENGG; encoded by the coding sequence ATGAGCACAACAGCAACCCTATTGATGGATATGGGTATCACTCCTGATTTGAAAGGATTCGATTATATTAGATTGGCGGTAGCATTCGTTATAACGGATAAGGCAAAGTACAGAAATGTAACAAAGACACTTTACCCGGATATAGCCAAAGCATTTTGCTCTACTCCTGTAAGAGTAGAGAGGGATATCCGGCATGCAATAAGTAAAGCAATCTATTTGGATCATGGAGAAATTAAAAATTTAATCGGCGTATCGCCATACAAAAATAAAATGACTAATTCAGAGTTTATATTTTCGTTGGCATATGTTGTAAATGAAAATGGAGGATAA
- a CDS encoding DUF2800 domain-containing protein, whose amino-acid sequence MIDCSRRYNDMPGAHAYLSPSKAKQWIACTPSIKLEQNFPEKGTSEAAKEGTLAHSIAEQKLNKWILRKRNKIVCDDKDMDTYTDDYRDYVIEVYNQVKKTCKDPIIKIEQHLDLKEWILEDGGTADAIIIGDDTLHIIDLKYGQGILVEARDNPQIRLYALGSVKEYQLLYDFTKVHMHIFQPRAGGVRDEVMTVDDLIAWGDEIVKPASVLAMKGEGDYHPSEETCRWCRAKGACKARAEHNEQIRRYGFMDPDLLNNEEIGKILTGVDELTKWANDVKEFALDAMLKGAQIPGFKVVEGRSIRKVTDEQMLVDNLKNAGYEEAVLYEKKLLTITKLEKLTSKKDFAILSAGCVEKPKGSPTIAPESDKRPEYDSGENDFKEELQGVPC is encoded by the coding sequence ATGATAGATTGCTCCAGGAGGTACAATGACATGCCAGGAGCTCATGCTTATCTCAGTCCATCCAAGGCTAAGCAATGGATCGCCTGCACTCCATCTATCAAACTGGAACAGAATTTTCCGGAGAAAGGTACAAGTGAAGCTGCCAAGGAAGGGACACTTGCGCACAGTATAGCCGAGCAGAAACTGAACAAATGGATACTTCGGAAGAGGAATAAGATTGTCTGCGATGATAAGGATATGGATACTTATACTGATGATTATCGGGATTATGTTATTGAAGTATACAACCAAGTTAAAAAGACATGTAAAGATCCAATCATCAAAATAGAGCAGCATCTCGATCTGAAAGAATGGATCTTAGAAGATGGTGGAACCGCCGATGCTATCATAATCGGAGACGATACTCTTCATATCATCGATCTAAAATATGGTCAGGGTATCTTGGTGGAAGCTAGAGATAACCCACAGATAAGGCTCTATGCATTAGGTTCTGTTAAAGAGTATCAGCTGCTCTATGATTTCACAAAAGTGCATATGCATATCTTCCAGCCTCGTGCCGGTGGCGTGAGGGATGAAGTAATGACAGTCGATGATCTTATAGCTTGGGGTGATGAGATCGTTAAACCCGCCTCAGTGCTCGCAATGAAAGGCGAAGGAGATTATCATCCAAGTGAAGAAACATGCCGGTGGTGCCGTGCTAAAGGTGCATGCAAGGCAAGAGCAGAACATAATGAACAGATTCGTAGATATGGCTTCATGGATCCAGATCTACTGAATAATGAGGAGATTGGAAAGATCCTTACAGGGGTTGATGAGCTTACTAAGTGGGCGAACGATGTGAAAGAATTCGCACTTGATGCCATGCTCAAAGGGGCGCAGATACCAGGTTTCAAGGTCGTCGAAGGGCGTAGTATACGTAAGGTGACTGATGAGCAGATGCTGGTTGATAACCTGAAGAATGCAGGGTATGAAGAAGCCGTTCTCTATGAGAAAAAATTACTGACGATCACGAAGCTGGAGAAGCTGACCAGTAAGAAAGATTTTGCCATCTTATCAGCCGGCTGTGTCGAAAAGCCAAAAGGTTCTCCTACTATTGCACCAGAGTCAGATAAACGTCCAGAATACGATAGCGGAGAAAATGACTTCAAGGAGGAACTCCAAGGAGTACCTTGCTGA
- a CDS encoding DUF2815 family protein — MTSNGQLNTKVKTGEVRLSYCHLFEPHAFDEGQEAKYSVQIIFDKNDKVTAGFISQAYKNAKQNGINKFGQKFGQLVNDLMCKPGDKTGLVRDGDTDPRYSDDKDTYAGKYIMNCKCSTAPGVYTKETGTRKLTLQDQELVYSGCYGKVTFNLYPYSKAGNTGIGVGLNNVLKTRDGDNLGGRVSGEVDFADEFKDESSFPGFNDAEDDLLG, encoded by the coding sequence ATGACAAGTAATGGACAATTAAATACAAAGGTGAAGACAGGTGAAGTGAGATTATCTTATTGTCACTTGTTCGAACCACATGCATTCGATGAAGGGCAGGAAGCTAAGTATTCTGTGCAGATCATCTTTGATAAGAATGATAAAGTAACTGCTGGATTTATCAGCCAAGCTTATAAGAACGCAAAGCAGAACGGTATCAACAAATTCGGTCAGAAATTTGGTCAGTTGGTCAATGATCTGATGTGTAAGCCTGGTGACAAGACCGGACTTGTGCGTGATGGAGATACTGATCCTCGATATAGTGATGACAAAGATACATATGCAGGAAAATACATTATGAATTGTAAGTGTTCTACGGCTCCCGGTGTATACACAAAAGAGACTGGTACAAGGAAGTTAACTTTGCAGGATCAGGAACTTGTCTACTCCGGCTGCTATGGGAAAGTGACCTTTAATCTTTATCCATATAGTAAAGCAGGGAATACCGGCATCGGTGTTGGATTGAACAATGTATTGAAGACAAGAGACGGTGATAATCTCGGAGGTCGTGTATCTGGTGAAGTTGATTTCGCCGATGAATTTAAAGATGAGAGCAGCTTTCCGGGTTTCAATGATGCCGAAGACGATCTGTTAGGTTAG
- a CDS encoding VRR-NUC domain-containing protein has translation MGWQSTTKTDPERQVEKYLTDRISNLGGLAWKFTSPGTAGVPDRIVIMNGQICFVELKRPTGGRISDMQKWRINQLRRQGMKAYVLRNKEQIDYLISHMMRGELPE, from the coding sequence ATGGGGTGGCAAAGTACAACAAAGACCGATCCAGAACGCCAGGTTGAAAAATACTTGACTGATCGTATCAGCAACCTCGGAGGTCTTGCATGGAAATTCACATCACCTGGTACAGCGGGTGTGCCGGATAGGATCGTAATCATGAATGGACAGATCTGTTTCGTAGAACTGAAGCGACCAACAGGTGGGAGAATTTCGGATATGCAGAAGTGGCGCATCAATCAATTACGTAGACAGGGCATGAAGGCGTATGTATTGCGAAACAAAGAACAGATCGACTACCTGATAAGTCACATGATGCGTGGAGAATTGCCGGAATGA
- a CDS encoding DEAD/DEAH box helicase: MRYHPHEYQRKAIQWVLDKPKSGLFLPMGMGKTSVTLSAINELMYDYFNVEKVLIIAPIRVAQTTWPDEISKWEDMQHLTYARVLGSRQQRLNALKQEVDIYMINRENVSWLVEEVGRDWPFDMVVVDELSSFKNPQAQRFKALRKVMPLVDRFIGLTGTPAPKGLPDLWPQLYLMDQGKRLGRTLSTFRSRYLMPGRRNGHVIYEWLLQEGAKRRIYDAIGDICMSLKAEDWLKLPDCQYLTQEVVLSKQAMQQYHRFKREKILEICEDGVITAANAGVVTNKLLQFTAGAVYDEAHKVRQIHTAKLEALEDLLEAANGQPVMVFYYFRHDYERITEHFPDDNIRTIEDQQDVADWNDGKIDMLLVHPASVGHGLNLQHGGSIIIWYTLPNWNLELYLQANARLHRQGQTETVRIYHLVAKGTVDEDMMKSLEQKDVSQKALIEALKR; the protein is encoded by the coding sequence ATGAGATATCATCCGCATGAGTATCAGCGTAAAGCTATCCAGTGGGTACTTGATAAACCAAAATCAGGACTGTTCCTTCCAATGGGGATGGGAAAAACAAGTGTCACGTTATCAGCAATCAACGAGCTCATGTACGATTATTTCAATGTTGAGAAGGTCCTCATCATCGCACCGATAAGGGTGGCGCAGACTACTTGGCCGGACGAGATAAGTAAGTGGGAGGATATGCAGCATTTGACGTACGCCCGTGTGCTGGGAAGCAGACAGCAAAGACTGAATGCATTGAAGCAGGAAGTTGACATCTACATGATCAATCGGGAAAACGTATCATGGCTAGTGGAAGAGGTCGGGCGTGATTGGCCATTCGACATGGTTGTGGTTGATGAATTGTCCAGTTTCAAAAATCCTCAAGCCCAGCGATTCAAAGCTTTGAGGAAGGTAATGCCTTTAGTAGACCGCTTCATAGGCTTAACCGGAACACCTGCACCGAAAGGTCTGCCTGATCTTTGGCCACAGCTGTATCTGATGGATCAGGGGAAACGACTTGGCCGTACATTGTCTACATTCAGAAGCCGGTATCTGATGCCTGGGAGAAGAAACGGACATGTGATCTATGAATGGCTACTGCAGGAAGGTGCAAAACGACGAATCTATGATGCCATTGGAGATATCTGTATGAGCTTAAAAGCTGAAGACTGGCTGAAACTACCGGACTGTCAATATCTCACTCAGGAGGTCGTATTGAGTAAACAAGCGATGCAGCAGTACCACAGATTCAAACGTGAAAAGATTCTGGAAATCTGTGAGGACGGAGTGATAACCGCAGCTAATGCTGGCGTGGTCACCAACAAGCTGTTGCAGTTCACTGCAGGCGCTGTGTACGACGAAGCCCATAAAGTGAGACAGATACATACGGCGAAGCTAGAGGCCTTAGAGGATCTTCTGGAAGCTGCAAACGGCCAGCCTGTCATGGTGTTCTATTACTTCAGACATGACTATGAACGTATCACCGAACACTTCCCTGATGACAATATCCGCACTATCGAAGATCAGCAGGATGTAGCAGACTGGAACGACGGGAAGATCGATATGCTGCTCGTACACCCTGCATCTGTCGGTCACGGTTTGAACCTGCAGCATGGAGGATCCATCATCATCTGGTACACGCTGCCTAATTGGAATCTGGAGCTGTATCTGCAGGCCAATGCAAGACTACACAGGCAGGGTCAGACAGAGACGGTAAGAATCTACCATTTGGTTGCAAAAGGGACGGTGGATGAGGATATGATGAAGTCTTTAGAGCAGAAAGATGTATCACAAAAAGCGCTGATTGAGGCGCTGAAAAGATAG
- a CDS encoding addiction module toxin, HicA family: MPMTSKQMVKLLKQNGFIEIRQAGSHKILNNPVTNRSVVVPFHAKDLPKGTERNILKQAGLL; this comes from the coding sequence ATGCCAATGACTTCAAAGCAGATGGTCAAACTGCTTAAACAAAACGGTTTTATTGAGATACGACAGGCAGGTTCTCATAAAATATTGAATAATCCTGTGACCAATAGAAGCGTCGTTGTTCCTTTTCATGCAAAAGATTTACCAAAAGGCACTGAAAGGAATATTCTAAAACAGGCGGGGCTGTTATAG
- a CDS encoding HicB family protein yields the protein MKVIYPALFEKEDSRYNVTFPDLPEAITCGDTLEQAIEMAKECLGLCLDVRKENKEEIPEMSDPSTIDCANGMFVMMIEFDSIEFNKRYNKKAIRKNVTIPAWLNELAEEKNVNFSNVLQNALMKKLNI from the coding sequence ATGAAGGTGATTTATCCAGCTTTGTTTGAAAAAGAAGATAGTCGCTACAATGTTACGTTTCCAGATTTGCCAGAAGCCATTACGTGTGGAGACACATTAGAGCAGGCGATTGAGATGGCTAAGGAGTGTTTAGGTCTTTGTTTGGATGTGAGAAAAGAAAACAAAGAAGAAATTCCTGAGATGAGTGATCCATCTACGATCGACTGTGCAAACGGAATGTTTGTTATGATGATTGAATTTGATTCCATTGAATTCAATAAGCGTTATAACAAAAAAGCGATAAGGAAAAATGTTACGATTCCAGCTTGGCTTAATGAATTGGCTGAGGAAAAAAACGTTAACTTTTCAAACGTACTGCAAAATGCGTTAATGAAGAAACTAAATATTTGA
- a CDS encoding terminase has translation MPKKPDERIEPAKQMYLDGMKLIDIAKQLDLPEGTVRRWKSTHKWDSERSDKKDANVRKKRGGQPGNKNATGPPRNQHARKHGLFSKWLPEEINEIIGEIPENPLDILWHNIQLQYANIIHSQQILYVKDKDDKTEETTFSGEKGEGYEIQQAWDKQAGNMSALSRSMKTLMSMIKEYDELLHKNWDTASEIQKAQLAQIQAQTDKLTGNNAEIEDLEETDDMIYGEDNKEKNDTV, from the coding sequence ATGCCGAAGAAACCGGATGAGCGTATTGAACCAGCCAAGCAGATGTATCTTGACGGTATGAAATTGATCGATATAGCGAAGCAGCTGGATCTGCCAGAAGGGACTGTTCGGCGTTGGAAGTCCACTCACAAATGGGATAGCGAGCGTTCGGATAAAAAGGATGCGAACGTTCGGAAAAAACGAGGAGGCCAGCCAGGCAATAAGAATGCCACTGGACCACCCAGAAATCAACATGCCCGTAAGCACGGGCTTTTTTCAAAGTGGCTGCCTGAAGAAATCAATGAGATCATTGGAGAGATACCGGAGAATCCTCTCGATATCCTGTGGCATAACATTCAGCTGCAGTACGCAAATATTATCCACTCCCAGCAGATCCTTTATGTGAAAGACAAGGACGATAAGACAGAAGAAACGACGTTCTCCGGCGAAAAGGGAGAAGGGTATGAAATCCAGCAAGCTTGGGACAAACAGGCAGGCAACATGAGTGCTCTAAGCAGGTCTATGAAGACACTGATGTCGATGATCAAGGAATACGACGAGCTGCTGCATAAGAACTGGGACACTGCCAGTGAGATTCAGAAAGCACAGCTTGCACAGATACAGGCACAGACGGATAAGCTTACGGGTAATAACGCTGAGATTGAAGACCTGGAAGAAACGGACGATATGATCTATGGCGAAGATAACAAAGAAAAAAACGATACGGTATAG
- a CDS encoding PBSX family phage terminase large subunit — protein sequence MAKITKKKTIRYRFGQKHIDYIRKCAQCTINVAEGAVRAGKTVDNVYAFAHELRFTKDRIHLATGSTVANAKLNIGDANGFGLEYIFRGQSHWGKYKDNDCLYIKGPATGYRQRIVIFAGAAKADSFKKIRGNSYGMWIATEINLHHENTIREAFNRQLAADKRKIFWDLNPDNPKAKIYTDYIDKYAKQEEEGTLIGGYNYQHFTIFDNVTVTKERFQEIMAQYDKNSIWYQRDILGKRMIAEGLIYRAFADAVLSEAETGENRFKRKEKPKNLMEIIIGVDFGGNGSGHAFVATGITRGYQEIIPLASEWHDCSKKDIDPDKLGQLFIDFCLKVLNMYGNITHVYCDSAEQTLINGLKSAARKNGLGWLRIDDALKEVITERIRLTNRMMAQMRFSYMPEMCDTLVSALCTAIWNPKEITVDERLDDGTSDIDTLDAFEYTIERYIKKFIRYE from the coding sequence ATGGCGAAGATAACAAAGAAAAAAACGATACGGTATAGATTCGGCCAAAAGCATATCGACTACATCCGGAAGTGTGCTCAGTGTACGATCAATGTAGCTGAAGGTGCTGTACGTGCCGGTAAGACTGTCGATAACGTATATGCGTTCGCTCATGAACTGCGCTTCACGAAAGACCGCATCCATCTGGCCACTGGTTCTACAGTAGCCAACGCGAAACTGAATATCGGTGATGCCAATGGCTTCGGCTTGGAATACATCTTCCGCGGACAATCGCACTGGGGGAAATACAAGGACAATGACTGTCTGTATATCAAAGGACCCGCAACAGGATATAGACAACGTATCGTCATCTTTGCAGGTGCGGCCAAGGCAGACAGCTTCAAGAAGATACGTGGAAACTCATATGGCATGTGGATCGCAACTGAGATCAACCTGCATCACGAGAATACGATCCGTGAGGCATTCAACCGGCAGCTGGCTGCTGACAAGCGTAAGATATTCTGGGACCTCAATCCAGACAACCCAAAGGCTAAGATCTATACAGACTACATCGACAAATATGCGAAACAGGAAGAAGAAGGGACGCTGATCGGTGGCTACAACTATCAGCACTTCACGATATTCGACAACGTAACTGTAACAAAAGAACGTTTTCAGGAGATCATGGCACAGTATGATAAGAACAGCATCTGGTACCAACGTGATATCCTTGGAAAGCGTATGATCGCGGAGGGACTTATCTATCGTGCATTCGCTGATGCCGTACTATCTGAAGCTGAAACAGGTGAGAACCGGTTCAAGCGTAAGGAAAAACCGAAGAACCTCATGGAGATCATCATCGGTGTGGACTTCGGAGGCAACGGTTCCGGTCATGCGTTCGTTGCGACTGGCATTACCAGAGGATATCAGGAGATCATTCCACTGGCTTCGGAATGGCATGATTGCAGCAAGAAAGATATCGATCCGGACAAGCTGGGGCAGCTATTCATTGACTTCTGCCTGAAGGTACTGAACATGTATGGTAATATCACACATGTCTATTGTGACAGCGCAGAACAGACATTGATCAATGGACTGAAAAGTGCAGCTAGAAAGAACGGACTCGGCTGGCTGCGTATCGACGACGCATTGAAAGAAGTAATAACGGAGCGTATCCGCCTCACCAATAGGATGATGGCGCAGATGCGCTTTTCTTATATGCCAGAGATGTGTGACACACTGGTATCTGCATTATGCACCGCTATCTGGAATCCTAAGGAGATCACAGTGGATGAGCGGCTGGATGATGGGACCAGCGATATAGATACCCTGGATGCATTTGAATATACGATCGAACGGTATATCAAGAAGTTCATCCGGTATGAGTAG
- a CDS encoding phage portal protein, translated as MNFTRMMSLIAKELNKTSETQVDMALTMKMATQIELWSKMFQNKAFWLNRNVKSCNLPAAIASEIARLVTLELKSEISGSPRAEYLQKPYAKMLKDIRRYVEYGCAKGGLVFKPYVTEQGISIQFIQADAFFPVSFDDSGNITRCVFAEQMRKGQSIFTRLEDHELKGDKLCITNHAYRSTTDATLGTEIPVQSVQEWSRLEYEVIFSGVAKVPFGYFKVPLANADDTDSPLGCSVYSRAVDLIREADVRYSQISWEYEAKEAAVHIGESMLQDDPNDKSKKLYPHGKDRLYRPLTFDVGARDKPLMDTFSPDIRSDPLFKGFNAQLKLIEFNCSLAYGTISDPQNVDKTAEEIKSSKQRSYTLVSDTQMALQDALTDLIDAIDFYCSIYNLCPYGSFDVSFDWDDSIVVDAEKERLQDMQEVREGLMPKWKYKVKWQGLTEKQAKAELAAEESQGIDFPGDE; from the coding sequence ATGAATTTCACAAGGATGATGAGCCTTATTGCAAAAGAACTGAACAAGACTTCAGAAACGCAGGTAGATATGGCTCTAACTATGAAGATGGCTACACAGATAGAGCTTTGGTCTAAGATGTTCCAAAACAAAGCCTTCTGGTTGAATAGAAATGTGAAGAGCTGCAACCTGCCCGCAGCCATCGCTTCCGAGATTGCAAGGCTGGTCACTCTGGAATTGAAATCAGAGATATCCGGAAGTCCTAGAGCGGAGTATCTACAGAAGCCCTATGCAAAGATGCTGAAGGACATCCGAAGGTACGTTGAATACGGATGTGCAAAGGGCGGACTGGTATTCAAACCGTATGTGACAGAACAGGGGATCAGTATCCAATTCATCCAGGCTGACGCATTCTTTCCTGTATCGTTTGACGACTCGGGAAATATCACAAGGTGCGTGTTCGCAGAACAGATGCGGAAAGGCCAGTCGATCTTCACTAGGCTGGAAGACCATGAATTGAAAGGTGACAAGCTGTGTATCACGAATCACGCATACCGTAGCACGACTGATGCAACGCTTGGGACGGAGATACCGGTTCAAAGTGTTCAGGAATGGTCGCGGCTGGAATATGAAGTGATATTCTCCGGTGTTGCGAAAGTACCCTTCGGTTATTTTAAGGTACCATTGGCCAACGCTGATGATACAGACAGTCCACTTGGATGCTCAGTATATTCCCGTGCAGTCGATCTGATACGTGAAGCAGACGTACGCTACAGTCAGATCAGCTGGGAGTATGAAGCAAAGGAAGCTGCTGTCCACATCGGAGAAAGTATGCTGCAGGATGACCCAAACGATAAGAGCAAGAAACTGTATCCACATGGGAAAGACAGACTTTATCGCCCATTGACATTCGATGTCGGAGCAAGAGATAAACCGTTGATGGATACTTTCAGTCCGGACATACGCTCTGATCCACTGTTCAAAGGCTTCAATGCGCAGCTGAAGCTCATAGAGTTTAACTGCAGCCTTGCTTATGGTACGATCAGTGATCCGCAGAATGTGGATAAGACTGCAGAAGAGATCAAAAGCAGTAAGCAGAGGTCCTATACTCTGGTGTCTGACACACAGATGGCACTACAGGATGCCTTGACAGATCTGATCGATGCGATAGACTTCTACTGCAGTATCTATAATCTGTGCCCTTACGGTAGCTTTGACGTATCATTTGATTGGGATGACAGTATCGTGGTCGATGCTGAGAAGGAACGTCTACAGGACATGCAGGAGGTACGTGAGGGGCTGATGCCGAAATGGAAATACAAGGTGAAGTGGCAGGGGCTGACGGAAAAGCAGGCGAAAGCTGAACTGGCTGCTGAAGAATCGCAGGGTATCGACTTTCCCGGTGATGAATAA
- a CDS encoding minor capsid protein — protein MLNPRYLRDVPEGIAEYFDELETRMLKDIARRISQNDYMMTSTAEYQMHKLEELGVSMSEIEQAISEVLNITDTKVKEIIHDSSYRSVQKDNDMAKAAGIEPPHPDLTQAILNGIRSTNTEIRNICNSMASAANMAFEHALDQAYLSVSSGAFSFADAVKTAVNDLGKNGIRWIDYPTGAHRRADSAIRNALRTGVNQTAARCQEQNLDEMDCNLVETTSHMGARPEHAKWQGMLFWRKTPVNGLQNFYEATGYGTGAGLCGWNCRHNFFPNFDGELSFEHYDEEANAKQYKLDQEQRYNERKIREWKRRQAVNKAGGVDNTREAKKVRAWQKRQADFLKAHPDMKRNYARESISNSKVMLGSSAGGKANDAVGILIEQIDMKHVDNYIHKYENKIENLPIEHSYVLQADGKVFHYTGDKKSVRFDEANLKDAIILHNHPILEDVETNSFENDDFWFLQNYGLVIDKLRATYGNLRYEVKVLKDISSIDYDSYMYGDIGTALMYGEIEGDIHELIFKQLDKEGYIKYVKSKAK, from the coding sequence ATGCTCAATCCTAGATATCTGAGGGATGTACCGGAGGGGATCGCTGAGTATTTCGACGAACTGGAAACACGTATGCTGAAAGACATTGCTAGAAGGATCTCACAGAATGATTACATGATGACCAGTACAGCTGAATATCAGATGCATAAACTGGAGGAGCTCGGTGTTTCGATGTCCGAGATAGAACAGGCGATATCGGAAGTTCTGAACATCACAGATACGAAAGTGAAGGAGATCATACACGATTCCTCTTATCGGTCTGTGCAGAAAGATAATGATATGGCTAAAGCAGCAGGGATAGAACCTCCGCATCCAGATCTGACACAAGCTATTCTGAATGGTATCCGCTCTACGAATACAGAAATACGTAACATCTGCAATTCGATGGCATCTGCAGCTAACATGGCATTTGAGCACGCTTTGGATCAGGCATATCTTTCTGTATCCTCCGGAGCGTTTTCCTTCGCAGATGCAGTGAAAACAGCAGTCAACGATTTAGGAAAAAACGGGATCCGATGGATAGATTATCCAACCGGTGCACATAGAAGAGCTGATAGTGCCATACGCAATGCATTGCGGACAGGTGTCAATCAGACCGCGGCCAGATGCCAGGAGCAGAATCTGGATGAGATGGACTGCAATCTGGTGGAAACGACATCCCATATGGGGGCAAGACCGGAGCATGCCAAATGGCAAGGAATGCTGTTCTGGCGGAAAACACCGGTCAATGGATTGCAGAACTTCTATGAAGCTACAGGATATGGGACAGGTGCTGGTCTATGCGGATGGAACTGTCGGCATAACTTTTTTCCGAATTTCGATGGTGAATTATCCTTTGAACACTATGACGAGGAAGCCAATGCGAAGCAGTATAAGCTTGATCAGGAACAGCGTTACAACGAGCGGAAGATACGTGAATGGAAGCGCAGGCAGGCCGTGAACAAGGCTGGAGGTGTAGACAATACCAGAGAAGCAAAGAAAGTCAGGGCATGGCAGAAACGTCAGGCAGACTTCCTGAAAGCACATCCGGATATGAAGCGGAATTACGCTAGAGAAAGCATATCAAATAGTAAAGTAATGCTGGGAAGCAGTGCTGGCGGTAAAGCAAATGATGCTGTAGGGATACTGATTGAGCAAATCGACATGAAACATGTTGACAATTACATCCATAAATATGAAAATAAAATTGAGAATCTACCGATTGAGCATTCCTATGTTTTACAGGCTGATGGTAAAGTGTTTCATTATACAGGAGATAAGAAGTCAGTCAGATTTGATGAAGCCAATCTGAAAGATGCGATTATCCTACATAACCACCCTATTTTAGAAGATGTTGAAACAAATTCTTTTGAAAATGATGATTTCTGGTTCTTACAAAATTATGGTCTTGTCATCGATAAATTAAGAGCAACATATGGAAATCTGCGTTATGAAGTAAAAGTCTTGAAAGATATCTCATCAATTGATTATGACAGCTATATGTATGGTGACATTGGAACAGCGTTGATGTATGGGGAGATTGAAGGAGATATCCATGAATTGATCTTTAAGCAGCTGGATAAGGAGGGATATATCAAATATGTCAAATCAAAAGCTAAATGA
- a CDS encoding phage major capsid protein: MPVNITNRQDAEALIREQVVSTIFQDAPKQSVFMGMARKLPNMTSKQTRIRVLDFLPTAYWVNGDTGMKQTTRQAWDNVYLTAGELAVIVPIPEAVLDDAEFDIMGEITPRVNEAIGQCVDSATIFGYNRPAEWQSDIITLARQAGNNVADTGDKDLYDKLLGEDGVFSKVEEDGYMVSGCLSALGMRAKLRGLRATDGALIFKSDMQGSTQYALDGAPMYFPTNGSYDKNIAQLVAGDFKQAVYAIRQDITVKILDQGVIQDPVTKEIVYNLAQQDMIALRVVFRMGWALPNAATRLDENRTGCAFAYLEPATPYTAQKVTFTVKDGSGEDANLVEKARVDVNGAKLMTGADGTVEFNLREGTYPVKITKKDHITVNDTVVVAKTAVTKDVALIKNQ; encoded by the coding sequence ATGCCAGTAAATATTACAAATCGACAGGATGCGGAAGCTCTTATCAGAGAGCAGGTCGTATCGACAATTTTTCAGGACGCACCGAAGCAGTCCGTATTCATGGGGATGGCACGTAAGCTGCCAAACATGACGAGCAAACAGACACGCATCCGTGTTCTGGACTTTTTACCGACCGCATACTGGGTGAATGGTGATACCGGTATGAAACAGACGACCCGTCAGGCATGGGACAACGTGTATCTGACAGCAGGTGAGCTGGCCGTTATCGTACCGATTCCGGAAGCAGTTCTTGATGATGCAGAATTTGATATCATGGGTGAGATCACACCACGTGTCAATGAGGCAATCGGACAGTGTGTCGATTCCGCTACCATCTTCGGATATAACCGCCCGGCAGAATGGCAGTCTGATATCATCACACTGGCACGTCAGGCAGGGAACAATGTCGCTGATACAGGTGACAAGGATCTGTATGACAAGCTGCTGGGTGAAGACGGTGTATTCTCCAAGGTAGAAGAGGACGGCTACATGGTAAGCGGCTGTCTGTCTGCGCTAGGCATGCGTGCTAAGCTGCGAGGACTTCGTGCAACAGATGGGGCATTGATCTTCAAGAGCGATATGCAGGGGTCTACACAGTATGCACTTGATGGAGCACCGATGTATTTCCCTACGAATGGCAGCTATGACAAAAACATCGCGCAGCTGGTAGCCGGTGACTTCAAGCAGGCGGTATATGCGATCCGTCAGGATATCACAGTAAAGATCCTCGACCAGGGCGTTATTCAGGATCCGGTCACCAAGGAGATCGTATATAACCTTGCACAGCAGGACATGATCGCGCTTCGTGTCGTATTCCGTATGGGCTGGGCATTGCCGAACGCAGCAACCCGTCTTGATGAGAATCGTACCGGCTGCGCATTCGCATATCTGGAGCCCGCAACGCCGTATACGGCACAAAAGGTGACTTTCACTGTCAAGGATGGCAGTGGTGAAGATGCTAATCTGGTAGAGAAAGCACGCGTCGATGTAAACGGCGCTAAACTGATGACAGGTGCTGATGGTACTGTGGAATTTAATTTACGTGAAGGGACTTATCCTGTGAAGATCACGAAGAAAGACCACATCACGGTCAACGATACTGTAGTCGTAGCAAAGACTGCAGTAACGAAGGATGTCGCATTGATCAAGAACCAGTAG